A portion of the Pseudorasbora parva isolate DD20220531a chromosome 1, ASM2467924v1, whole genome shotgun sequence genome contains these proteins:
- the lyve1a gene encoding lymphatic vessel endothelial hyaluronic acid receptor 1a — MARVRTMTTMMMMMMITLFNSFFVSSLTFDIHLVKVNPQQAVSGVTEVSIGNKYALNAAAARDLCEHLGLTIASKAQVAEAHKHGLETCRFGWIDEQIAVVPRVQVKEICGSGKTGVVVWRAEPTKEFDVFCFNSTDFEAQTQDVTTIHQRTTRKPIPTHSPAFPTAHLRRAPSSKQPSPSPPLRSLSPSVPSSLPHSPSDKGEHLPMSGTTTEAVPAALLITVTFAVMLAVFIALYYFKTNRPCRTRCDAEQQKEYIETEVWEHCSKKDLQNPQEEHVEENEEEDNSNSSSDSTDQH; from the exons ATGGCAAGAGTCCGGACGATgacgacgatgatgatgatgatgatgataacacTTTTCAATAGTTTCTTCGTGTCTAGTCTAACTTTTGACATCCATCTGGTAAAAG TGAACCCTCAACAAGCCGTCTCCGGTGTGACTGAAGTGTCCATTGGAAATAAATACGCCTTGAACGCAGCGGCGGCCAGAGATCTCTGCGAGCATCTCGGTTTGACCATTGCAAGCAAAGCACAGGTGGCTGAGGCCCATAAACACGGTCTGGAGACATGCCG GTTCGGGTGGATAGACGAGCAAATAGCTGTTGTTCCCCGAGTTCAGGTTAAAGAGATCTGCGGCAGTGGCAAGACCGGGGTCGTCGTGTGGCGTGCCGAACCCACTAAAGAGTTTGATGTGTTTTGCTTCAATTCAACAG ATTTTGAGGCACAAACCCAGGATGTCACAACCATACACCAAAGGACAACAAGAAAGCCAATCCCAACACATTCACCTGCTTTTCCCACTGCTCATCTGAGGAGAGCGCCATCATCTAAGCAGCCTTCCCCATCGCCTCCGCTCCGCTCCCTTTCTCCATCGGTTCCTTCTTCACTCCCTCACAGTCCCTCCGATAAAGGGGAACATCTACCCATGAGCGGCACCACAACGGAGG CTGTTCCTGCTGCCTTACTGATCACAGTCACCTTTGCAGTCATGCTTGCTGTATTTATAGCGCTGTACTATTTCAAAAC GAACAGACCCTGCAGGACGCGGTGTGACGCCGAGCAGCAGAAGGAGTACATCGAGACGGAGGTTTGGGAGCACTGTAGTAAGAAAGACCTGCAGAACCCACAGGAGGAGCATGTGGAGGAGAACGAGGAAGAAGacaacagcaacagcagcagcgaTTCAACAGACCAACACTGa